In the Xiphophorus hellerii strain 12219 unplaced genomic scaffold, Xiphophorus_hellerii-4.1 PGA_scaffold_78__1_contigs__length_500000, whole genome shotgun sequence genome, one interval contains:
- the LOC116716679 gene encoding rac GTPase-activating protein 1 isoform X1, with protein MDARLQMEELLALVLQRIHMEESSMAVERECLSVVQNLEAVRRSWQRAEAELKRFKELLVKSDVAKAALEIQLKHARNQVDVEMRKRHKVEADYQHLERQMQLMCDILVQDGKFNVSLNDEQKNLLAKLNQQGANATLRRSTKSRLSVIDESSFLSHSDISYDRTEDYVDLDTTLIKPLRSRARERRRSSMGQPVGGPVAKWSRIGNVSAEIQERRTVEKEVETIVKASVATPDAGRQNHVVLGIAQVCPNDPARSASQEGAVSVRGTGGRDQTSLWSSSNEKSVELNAPVEDRNVPVLQKSLRHEFLSKTVIRPETCMPCGKRIRFGKMAVKCRNCRLVAHPECKQNFPNSCSSSSGVTGGGPLKNSLEAFAPLTHPRVPQVILDCVAEIERRGLHERGLYRVPGGERPVRNLRDRILQGKPSLMLSKVQDIHVVCGVLKDFLRRLREPLVTFRLHRIFMEASELDEDNGSAVLYRAVSELPKANRDTLAFLMIHLHKVMRSPQCQMDQNNLARVFGPTIVGHSIAEPSPTTILKDTTIQPKVVYCLLSIPENYWRQVLTVGTDQNSSPSSSSRLFQPLTSPELKSIYRMTSPGSVRETIGNPGNNFSTTDGVESGRKFFTSPY; from the exons ATGGACGCTCGACTCCAGATGGAGGAGcttctggctctggttctgcaGCGGATCCACATGGAGGAGAGCAGCATGGCTGTGGAGCGAG AATGCCTGAGCGTGGTGCAGAACCTGGAGGCGGTGAGGCGGAGCTGGCAGCGGGCGGAGGCAGAGCTGAAGCGCTTCAAGGAGCTGCTGGTGAAGTCGGACGTGGCCAAAGCGGCTCTGGAGATCCAACTGAAACACGCCCGGAACCAGGTGGACGTGGAGATGAGGAAGCGGCACAAGGTGGAGGCCGACTACCAGCACCTG GAGAGGCAGATGCAGCTCATGTGTGACATCCTGGTCCAAGATGGAAAGTTCAACGTTTCTCTGAACGACGAGCAGAAAAACCTCTTAGCAAAACTCAACCAGCAAGGAGCCAACGCCACGCTGCGCCGCAGCACCAAGAG CAGGTTGTCTGTCATCGACGAGTCGTCCTTCTTATCCCACTCTGACATCAGCTACGACCGCACCGAAGACTATGTG GACCTGGACACCACGCTGATCAAACCTCTGAGGTCTCGAGCCCGAGAGCGGAGG CGCTCCTCTATGGGTCAGCCGGTCGGAGGTCCAGTGGCGAAGTGGAGCAGAATTGggaatgtgtctgcagagatcCAGGAGAGGAGAACAGTTGAGAAG GAAGTGGAAACCATCGTGAAGGCATCCGTGGCGACTCCAGATGCAGGCAGACAGAACCACGTGGTTCTGGGAATCGCACAGGTTTGTCCCAATGACCCGGCTCGCTCCGCCTCCCAGGAGGGGGCCGTCTCCGTTCGGGGCACAGGAGGAAGAG ATCAAACGTCTTTGTGGAGCTCCAGCAATGAGAAATCAGTGGAGCTTAACGCTCCTGTGGAGGACAGAAACGTTCCGGTTCTTCAAAAGTCCTTGAGACACGAGTTTCTGTCTAAAACG GTGATCCGACCAGAGACCTGCATGCCATGTGGGAAGAGGATTCGCTTTGGGAAAATGGCTGTAAAATGCAGGAACTGTCGGCTTGTTGCTCATCCAGAGTGCAAACAGAATTTCCCCAACAGCTGCTCGTCCTCCAGCGGAGTGACAGGAGGTGGACCTCTTAAG aaCTCTCTGGAAGCTTTTGCTCCTTTGACCCATCCCAGAGTTCCTCAGGTCATCTTGGACTGCGTGGCTGAGATTGAGAGGAGGGGTCTTCATGAG AGAGGCCTGTATCGGGTTCCTGGGGGAGAGCGTCCAGTGAGAAATCTCAGAGATCGGATCCTTCAGGGGAAGCCTTCTCTGATGCTCAGTAAAGTTCAGGACATCCATGTAGTCTGTGGGGTCCTGAAGGACTTCCTGAGGAGGCTGAGGGAACCCCTAGTCACTTTCAGGCTACACAGGATCTTCATGGAGGCTTCAG AGCTGGATGAGGACAATGGTTCTGCTGTCCTGTACCGGGCCGTATCCGAGCTGCCGAAGGCCAATAGAGACACTCTGGCTTTCCTCATGATTCACCTCCATAA GGTGATGAGGAGTCCGCAGTGCCAGATGGACCAGAACAACTTGGCCAGAGTGTTTGGACCGACCATAGTGGGTCACAGCATCGCTGAGCCGTCTCCAACAACCATCCTGAAAGACACTACCATTCAGCCAAAG GTTGTCTACTGCCTGTTGTCCATTCCTGAAAACTACTGGAGACAAGTCCTCACCGTGGGAACGGACCAGAACTCGTCTCCATCCTCCTCTA GTCGATTGTTCCAGCCGTTGACGTCTCCAGAGCTAAAGAGCATCTACAGAATGACCAGCCCAGGTTCTGTGCGAGAAACAATCGGAAACCCGGGGAACAACTTCAGCACCAC AGATGGAGTGGAGTCTGGAAGGAAGTTCTTCACTTCACCCTATTGA
- the LOC116716679 gene encoding rac GTPase-activating protein 1 isoform X2, with the protein MDARLQMEELLALVLQRIHMEESSMAVERECLSVVQNLEAVRRSWQRAEAELKRFKELLVKSDVAKAALEIQLKHARNQVDVEMRKRHKVEADYQHLERQMQLMCDILVQDGKFNVSLNDEQKNLLAKLNQQGANATLRRSTKRLSVIDESSFLSHSDISYDRTEDYVDLDTTLIKPLRSRARERRRSSMGQPVGGPVAKWSRIGNVSAEIQERRTVEKEVETIVKASVATPDAGRQNHVVLGIAQVCPNDPARSASQEGAVSVRGTGGRDQTSLWSSSNEKSVELNAPVEDRNVPVLQKSLRHEFLSKTVIRPETCMPCGKRIRFGKMAVKCRNCRLVAHPECKQNFPNSCSSSSGVTGGGPLKNSLEAFAPLTHPRVPQVILDCVAEIERRGLHERGLYRVPGGERPVRNLRDRILQGKPSLMLSKVQDIHVVCGVLKDFLRRLREPLVTFRLHRIFMEASELDEDNGSAVLYRAVSELPKANRDTLAFLMIHLHKVMRSPQCQMDQNNLARVFGPTIVGHSIAEPSPTTILKDTTIQPKVVYCLLSIPENYWRQVLTVGTDQNSSPSSSSRLFQPLTSPELKSIYRMTSPGSVRETIGNPGNNFSTTDGVESGRKFFTSPY; encoded by the exons ATGGACGCTCGACTCCAGATGGAGGAGcttctggctctggttctgcaGCGGATCCACATGGAGGAGAGCAGCATGGCTGTGGAGCGAG AATGCCTGAGCGTGGTGCAGAACCTGGAGGCGGTGAGGCGGAGCTGGCAGCGGGCGGAGGCAGAGCTGAAGCGCTTCAAGGAGCTGCTGGTGAAGTCGGACGTGGCCAAAGCGGCTCTGGAGATCCAACTGAAACACGCCCGGAACCAGGTGGACGTGGAGATGAGGAAGCGGCACAAGGTGGAGGCCGACTACCAGCACCTG GAGAGGCAGATGCAGCTCATGTGTGACATCCTGGTCCAAGATGGAAAGTTCAACGTTTCTCTGAACGACGAGCAGAAAAACCTCTTAGCAAAACTCAACCAGCAAGGAGCCAACGCCACGCTGCGCCGCAGCACCAAGAG GTTGTCTGTCATCGACGAGTCGTCCTTCTTATCCCACTCTGACATCAGCTACGACCGCACCGAAGACTATGTG GACCTGGACACCACGCTGATCAAACCTCTGAGGTCTCGAGCCCGAGAGCGGAGG CGCTCCTCTATGGGTCAGCCGGTCGGAGGTCCAGTGGCGAAGTGGAGCAGAATTGggaatgtgtctgcagagatcCAGGAGAGGAGAACAGTTGAGAAG GAAGTGGAAACCATCGTGAAGGCATCCGTGGCGACTCCAGATGCAGGCAGACAGAACCACGTGGTTCTGGGAATCGCACAGGTTTGTCCCAATGACCCGGCTCGCTCCGCCTCCCAGGAGGGGGCCGTCTCCGTTCGGGGCACAGGAGGAAGAG ATCAAACGTCTTTGTGGAGCTCCAGCAATGAGAAATCAGTGGAGCTTAACGCTCCTGTGGAGGACAGAAACGTTCCGGTTCTTCAAAAGTCCTTGAGACACGAGTTTCTGTCTAAAACG GTGATCCGACCAGAGACCTGCATGCCATGTGGGAAGAGGATTCGCTTTGGGAAAATGGCTGTAAAATGCAGGAACTGTCGGCTTGTTGCTCATCCAGAGTGCAAACAGAATTTCCCCAACAGCTGCTCGTCCTCCAGCGGAGTGACAGGAGGTGGACCTCTTAAG aaCTCTCTGGAAGCTTTTGCTCCTTTGACCCATCCCAGAGTTCCTCAGGTCATCTTGGACTGCGTGGCTGAGATTGAGAGGAGGGGTCTTCATGAG AGAGGCCTGTATCGGGTTCCTGGGGGAGAGCGTCCAGTGAGAAATCTCAGAGATCGGATCCTTCAGGGGAAGCCTTCTCTGATGCTCAGTAAAGTTCAGGACATCCATGTAGTCTGTGGGGTCCTGAAGGACTTCCTGAGGAGGCTGAGGGAACCCCTAGTCACTTTCAGGCTACACAGGATCTTCATGGAGGCTTCAG AGCTGGATGAGGACAATGGTTCTGCTGTCCTGTACCGGGCCGTATCCGAGCTGCCGAAGGCCAATAGAGACACTCTGGCTTTCCTCATGATTCACCTCCATAA GGTGATGAGGAGTCCGCAGTGCCAGATGGACCAGAACAACTTGGCCAGAGTGTTTGGACCGACCATAGTGGGTCACAGCATCGCTGAGCCGTCTCCAACAACCATCCTGAAAGACACTACCATTCAGCCAAAG GTTGTCTACTGCCTGTTGTCCATTCCTGAAAACTACTGGAGACAAGTCCTCACCGTGGGAACGGACCAGAACTCGTCTCCATCCTCCTCTA GTCGATTGTTCCAGCCGTTGACGTCTCCAGAGCTAAAGAGCATCTACAGAATGACCAGCCCAGGTTCTGTGCGAGAAACAATCGGAAACCCGGGGAACAACTTCAGCACCAC AGATGGAGTGGAGTCTGGAAGGAAGTTCTTCACTTCACCCTATTGA